From a region of the Candidatus Brocadia sp. genome:
- a CDS encoding ABC transporter ATP-binding protein gives MIMVSENIVNNGTLLQAKDLVKEYTNGERAVPVLRGINLAVKKGEIVVIVGASGAGKSTLLHILGILDTPTSGSVLYKGINLTELNAKRQAYMRNCIFGFVFQFYHLLPDFTALENVLLPCFIGSRFLKGGAAAKGKTDRAISLLKQVGLGDRITHKPSQLSGGERQRVAIIRALINNPELLLCDEPTGNLDTRTGHEIRELIWDVNKKMNQTVVIVTHDEEMAKHAGRVVRIVDGSIME, from the coding sequence ATGATTATGGTATCTGAGAATATTGTAAATAACGGGACGCTCTTACAGGCCAAAGATTTAGTCAAGGAATACACGAATGGAGAACGCGCTGTGCCTGTCTTGCGAGGGATTAATTTAGCCGTTAAAAAAGGTGAGATTGTCGTAATTGTGGGTGCCTCTGGCGCCGGGAAAAGCACGTTATTGCATATTCTGGGGATTTTAGATACGCCAACGTCCGGTTCCGTTCTATACAAGGGGATAAATCTTACGGAATTAAACGCAAAGAGACAGGCATATATGCGAAACTGCATTTTTGGCTTTGTCTTCCAATTTTACCATCTCCTGCCTGATTTTACTGCCTTAGAGAATGTTTTGCTGCCCTGCTTTATTGGGAGCAGGTTTTTAAAAGGAGGAGCGGCGGCGAAAGGGAAGACCGACCGGGCGATTTCTTTGCTGAAACAAGTGGGTCTGGGGGACCGGATAACGCACAAGCCTTCTCAACTCTCTGGCGGTGAAAGGCAGCGGGTGGCCATCATAAGGGCGTTGATTAATAATCCGGAATTATTGTTGTGTGACGAACCTACGGGTAACCTGGATACCAGGACCGGTCATGAAATCCGGGAATTGATCTGGGACGTGAATAAAAAAATGAATCAAACCGTGGTAATTGTTACTCACGACGAAGAGATGGCGAAACACGCCGGACGAGTGGTGAGAATTGTTGACGGAAGCATTATGGAATAG
- a CDS encoding ribonuclease HI family protein has protein sequence MGNMSPQEFIMLISKYLDAEKLIRENPAVTREMINAFFREICQTEERGQDDSCSAPEELPRRGQKDFCKLIIHTDGASRGNPGKAGIGVAIFDKDYHLIEEVCGFLGETTNNVAEYQAMILAARKAVACHAKEVIFRTDSELLVRQLHGAYRVKSANILPLYQELVKLLDKIPAWKIQHVRREDNVIADALANQGIDSRG, from the coding sequence TGTCTCCACAGGAATTCATAATGTTGATATCGAAATACCTCGATGCCGAAAAATTGATCAGGGAAAATCCCGCGGTTACCAGAGAAATGATCAACGCATTCTTTCGTGAAATTTGCCAGACGGAAGAAAGAGGGCAGGATGACTCTTGCTCGGCGCCCGAAGAACTTCCACGCCGGGGGCAAAAAGATTTTTGCAAACTTATTATTCACACCGATGGCGCATCGAGAGGAAATCCGGGCAAGGCGGGTATTGGTGTTGCCATTTTTGATAAGGATTATCACCTTATCGAGGAGGTGTGCGGGTTTCTTGGAGAGACTACGAATAACGTCGCCGAATATCAGGCCATGATACTTGCAGCCCGGAAGGCCGTTGCCTGTCATGCCAAAGAGGTAATTTTCAGAACGGATAGCGAACTCCTGGTGAGGCAGCTTCATGGTGCATACCGTGTAAAAAGCGCAAACATCCTCCCGCTCTATCAGGAACTCGTGAAATTACTGGATAAGATACCCGCATGGAAGATTCAACACGTCCGCAGAGAGGACAATGTCATTGCGGACGCTTTGGCCAATCAGGGCATCGACTCGCGGGGGTAG